The sequence CGGCGGGCTCCGCTGGGTGCTCCACAGCGCGCTCAATTTTTCCGACGCCGGCGCCCGTCCCTTCGTTCAGGGAGTCATTTACGACATTACGGAGCGCCGGGAATACGCGATGCTCCTCGAATCCGTGTTCCGGGAAATGCCGGTGAGTATCGGCATCACCGAGGCCTCGAACGGGAAATTCGTGATGGTGAACGAGGAATTCCTGAGGGTGTCCGGGTACGCCCGGGAGGAGGTGATCGGCCGCACCACCGCGGACCTGGGGCTTTACTTCGGGCAATCCGACAGGGAATCCATACGCGGCATCGCGCTGTCCGGCCGGGAGGACCACGTGGTGGAGGTCCGTCTCAAGGGCCGGGACGGCCGGTCGATGACGGGACTTATGACGGCAACCAGCATCGTGCTGGGCGGCAGGACCTGCATCCTCGCGGTGGTCCAGGACATCTCCGAGCGCAGGAAGGCCCAGGAGGCGCTTGCCGGGGAGAAGGAGCGCCTCATGGTGACCCTCCGGAGCATCGGGGACGGCGTCATCACGACCGACACCGAGGGGCGCGTCACGCTCATGAACAGGGTCGCGGAAGAGCTCACCGCATGGCCCATCGAGGAAGCGCTCGACCGTCCGCTCGGGGAGGTGTTTCGCCTGCGCGACCGGGGCAACCGGGAGGAATTTCCCAGCCCGGTGGAAACCGTGATCCGGACCGGCGGCATAACGGGCCGGGAGGCGGATGCGCTCCTGGTGAGCAAAACCGGCCGGGAGATGATCATAGCCAACAGCGGGGCTCCCATACGCGACCGCGAAAGCAATATTATCGGCGTGGTCCTAGTGTTCAGGGACATCACGGAGCGCGAGCGCATCGAGGAAGGGCTTCGCAACGCGCAAAAGCTCGAGTCCATAGGCATGCTCGCGGGAGGGATCGCGCACGATTTCAACAACCTGCTCACGGGAATATTCGGGTACCTGGAGCTTGCGCGGGACTCCCTCGCCAGTGCGGAGGAGGCGGCCGGTTACCTCGCGAGCGCGCTGAGCGTGTTCAACCGGGCCCGGGATCTCACCCAGCAGCTCCTGACCTTCTCCAAGGATATCAAACCCATCCGGACGCCGTCATCGATAGGGACGCTCGTCCGCAAGTCGGTGGGCTTCGCCCTGAGCGGCTCGAAGATCAACGCCCGGTTCACTATCAGCGAAAAGCTCTGGGGCTGCGCCGTCGATGAAAGCCAGGTGGGGCAGGTGATCGACAACATCGTGATCAACGCGCAGCAGGCGATGCCGGAGGGGGGAACCATCACCGTGAGCGCCGACAACGTGGCCCTGCCCAGGGGCGGGAGAATTCCGCTGCCGCCGGGCCGGTACGTCCGCATCGTGATTGGCGACCAGGGCATAGGCATACCCAGGGACCTGCTCTCGAAGATATTCGACCCGTTCTTCACCACGAAGCAGAAGGGGAGCGGGCTGGGGCTTGCCACCTCCTACTCGATAATCAGGAAGCACGACGGCCACATCGAGGCGAGCTCGGAGCCGGGGAAGGGCTCGTCCTTCTCGATATACCTTCCCGCGATCGCTGAGGACGCGGGTGTCCAGCGCTCCCAGGGGCTGGACGATTACCGCGGCACCGGCAGGGTGCTGCTCATGGACGACGAGGGCTTCATCAAGGACGTTGCCGGCCGCATGCTCAAACACCTGGGTTATTCGGTGGAAACGGCCCAGGAGGGGTCCGTCGCGGTCAAGCTTTTCCGGGAGGCGTTGGAGCGCGGCGAGCCCTTCGACGCGGTGATCCTCGATCTCACGGTACCGGGGGGCATGGGCGGCGTCGAGACGATAAAGAATATCCGGGAAATCCATCCGGGGGCGCGCGCAATCGCATCGAGCGGCTATTCGGTCGACCCGGTCATGGCGCACCCGGACGACTACGGCTTCAGCGGAACCCTGATCAAGCCGTTTAAGATCGAGGAGCTCGGAAAGGCGCTCAAGGAAATGCTCGCGAAATCCTCTTGAAACAACCTGGCACGGAAAGGGGGATCGGGGGGAGCGAAGGGATGGGGGGCCGATACGCTATTTTGACCTCATCCCATCATTCTGCAATATCCATTCACTCCACAACGAAAGCGTAATCAAATATGCTTCGACGCGGCCACTACCCGTGAATGCCCTAAAGCTCCCCTAATGATCCGCGCGGCAGGTCCAGATCGTCACGGTTCCCCCGAACACCCGCGCGGCCTCGCCGCAGACAAGGCCGGCACGCTCCATGAGC is a genomic window of Spirochaetota bacterium containing:
- a CDS encoding PAS domain S-box protein; this translates as MLDRSTHPTPAKILVVEDEQIIAQFVTEALERLGYLPVGSVDNGEAAIAAARDRRPDIILMDIRLRGGMDGIEAARRIRAERDVPIIYVTSNADQDTVEAARDTEPSGYLNKPINERDLLTNVDSALYKHSMERRLRESEEKYRNLLANINDIIYSLDAEGAITFMSPPFILLSGYAPEEVTGRPLADFVHADDAAALNAAWRGEKVGDTVSAEFRMITGSGRAVWVRTSARRVLEEGRYAGLNGVLTDIDARKRAEMELEKFKFMVEGAGEEIYLAHPDGSLAYVNEAAARSLGYAGEEMLGMGFRGFDPAFGENYSGHFLELKRGGVPPFETVHRTRDGRAVVKEMRSVYLKIGEDEYACGFGHDITPRKRIEEKLRESERRYRFFLDNFPGIAYQFYVDNGEMLFIHGAIERITGYTGEDFLAGAVSHAAIVHPDDAARVEAERQALYGASGYASFIEYRITRRDGGLRWVLHSALNFSDAGARPFVQGVIYDITERREYAMLLESVFREMPVSIGITEASNGKFVMVNEEFLRVSGYAREEVIGRTTADLGLYFGQSDRESIRGIALSGREDHVVEVRLKGRDGRSMTGLMTATSIVLGGRTCILAVVQDISERRKAQEALAGEKERLMVTLRSIGDGVITTDTEGRVTLMNRVAEELTAWPIEEALDRPLGEVFRLRDRGNREEFPSPVETVIRTGGITGREADALLVSKTGREMIIANSGAPIRDRESNIIGVVLVFRDITERERIEEGLRNAQKLESIGMLAGGIAHDFNNLLTGIFGYLELARDSLASAEEAAGYLASALSVFNRARDLTQQLLTFSKDIKPIRTPSSIGTLVRKSVGFALSGSKINARFTISEKLWGCAVDESQVGQVIDNIVINAQQAMPEGGTITVSADNVALPRGGRIPLPPGRYVRIVIGDQGIGIPRDLLSKIFDPFFTTKQKGSGLGLATSYSIIRKHDGHIEASSEPGKGSSFSIYLPAIAEDAGVQRSQGLDDYRGTGRVLLMDDEGFIKDVAGRMLKHLGYSVETAQEGSVAVKLFREALERGEPFDAVILDLTVPGGMGGVETIKNIREIHPGARAIASSGYSVDPVMAHPDDYGFSGTLIKPFKIEELGKALKEMLAKSS